The Sulfitobacter sp. SK011 genome has a window encoding:
- a CDS encoding HNH endonuclease has protein sequence MPHPICPLCARDIPPDVPQSRHHLIPKLKGGKGGPTVLMHHICHREIHATLTEAELARSYSTMDALRAHPRLAKFAEWVAKRPPGFRSKVPGGMRKR, from the coding sequence ATGCCTCACCCAATCTGCCCCCTGTGCGCCCGCGACATACCACCCGACGTGCCGCAAAGCCGACATCACCTCATTCCAAAGCTCAAAGGCGGTAAAGGCGGTCCGACCGTTCTGATGCATCACATTTGTCACCGCGAGATCCACGCGACACTGACAGAGGCCGAATTGGCACGCAGTTACAGCACGATGGACGCTTTGCGCGCGCATCCTCGGCTTGCAAAATTTGCTGAATGGGTGGCGAAACGACCACCGGGATTTAGGTCCAAGGTGCCGGGCGGAATGCGCAAGCGTTAG
- a CDS encoding mechanosensitive ion channel family protein — MEFDLSSQPEIVQQAYGYALQGWELALSWLLSPVAWSQFGLLVLAYLLAILVARRLRPVLATKIAPAKDSTGALADVRRFAVLFLPLLLPLLAYGFTAIGETLVRSMFDSGAVIAFGKRVFLFLAVRRLVRDIIHDPFLKVLGRYILLPIAALYMFGVLDDVLAALKSMKVTFGNISISVMALLRGAIAGSVLFWLGGWSTRQTSQFIEAQEQMRPSVRQLVGKAIEFVIFATAFFLLLNIMGINLGALAFLGGAIGVGLGFGLQKIASNFISGVILLVEGQATVGDFVELDGGEKGTIVKMMARAAILETFDGRWIVVPNEDFITTRVTNYSDSGSANRFEAEFSVSYDTDINKVPALIEAAVSKHPDVLDEPYPPDCELRGFGDSGIDFAVEFWVEGLDDGPNKYTSDVLFLVWNALKDAGIEIPYPQRVVEIKGGLSQMKL, encoded by the coding sequence ATGGAGTTTGATCTCTCATCTCAGCCAGAAATCGTCCAGCAGGCCTATGGGTATGCGCTTCAGGGCTGGGAATTGGCCTTAAGTTGGCTCTTAAGCCCGGTCGCATGGTCGCAATTTGGCCTCCTGGTGCTTGCCTACCTTTTGGCAATTCTTGTCGCGCGGCGGTTGCGGCCCGTTTTGGCGACGAAGATCGCGCCGGCAAAAGACAGTACAGGTGCCCTTGCTGATGTCCGGCGCTTTGCGGTGTTGTTCCTGCCGCTCTTGCTGCCGCTGTTGGCCTATGGCTTTACCGCAATTGGCGAAACGCTCGTGCGGTCGATGTTCGATAGCGGTGCTGTCATCGCATTTGGCAAACGCGTCTTTCTGTTCCTCGCAGTCCGTCGATTGGTCCGCGATATCATCCACGATCCATTCCTGAAAGTGTTGGGACGGTACATTCTGTTGCCGATTGCAGCCCTTTATATGTTTGGCGTTCTGGACGATGTGCTGGCCGCGCTCAAGTCGATGAAGGTCACGTTTGGCAACATCTCAATTTCGGTCATGGCCCTGCTGCGCGGTGCGATTGCAGGCAGCGTATTGTTTTGGCTGGGCGGTTGGTCGACCCGCCAGACATCGCAGTTCATCGAGGCCCAGGAGCAGATGCGCCCGTCTGTGCGGCAACTGGTGGGCAAGGCGATTGAATTTGTGATATTTGCGACCGCGTTCTTTCTGTTGCTCAACATCATGGGAATCAACCTTGGTGCGCTGGCCTTTTTGGGCGGTGCCATCGGGGTGGGCCTCGGGTTTGGTCTGCAAAAGATTGCGTCAAACTTTATCTCTGGTGTGATCCTGCTGGTTGAAGGCCAGGCAACAGTTGGCGATTTTGTCGAACTCGACGGCGGCGAGAAAGGCACAATCGTCAAGATGATGGCCCGTGCCGCTATTCTGGAAACGTTCGACGGTCGCTGGATTGTGGTCCCGAACGAAGACTTCATCACCACGCGGGTCACAAACTATTCCGATTCAGGATCGGCCAACCGGTTTGAGGCCGAATTTTCCGTCAGCTATGACACTGATATCAACAAGGTGCCTGCCTTGATCGAAGCGGCGGTGTCCAAACATCCAGATGTCTTGGACGAACCATACCCACCAGATTGCGAATTGCGCGGATTTGGTGACAGCGGCATCGACTTTGCCGTCGAGTTTTGGGTCGAAGGATTGGATGATGGCCCGAATAAATATACCTCCGACGTGCTGTTTTTGGTTTGGAACGCGTTGAAAGACGCCGGTATCGAAATTCCTTATCCACAGCGGGTGGTTGAGATAAAGGGTGGCTTGTCCCAGATGAAATTGTGA
- a CDS encoding TIGR03862 family flavoprotein, producing the protein MKQAVVIGAGPAGLMAAEILAAAGLHVTVCDAKPSVGRKFLMAGKSGLNLTKSEPLDPFMGAYAEAQRALKPVITAFDSQAVQAWAHDLGQEVFTGSTGRVFPKAMKASPLLRAWLARLGQSNVQINTRWLWRGWEGVALEFVTPQGREYLSPDVTVLALGGASWARLGSTGDWAAYLRAKGVALTDFAPANAGIRVEWSDHMTRHFGAALKGIALTSGPYSSRGEAAISKRGLEGGGVYSISRGVREGHPLTLDMLPDLSVPEITARLSKPRGKASLKEHLRKTLKLPPAQIALLQEMARPLPDGLRALARLIKALPIKHAGLRPMDEAISTAGGIRFDALDKGLMIDALPGVFAAGEMLDWEAPTGGYLISACLATGRWAGEHAADWALRG; encoded by the coding sequence GTGAAGCAGGCCGTTGTCATAGGCGCTGGCCCGGCCGGATTGATGGCTGCAGAAATTTTGGCCGCTGCAGGGCTTCACGTCACGGTTTGTGATGCAAAGCCATCCGTAGGGCGCAAGTTTCTGATGGCGGGAAAATCGGGTTTGAACCTCACAAAATCCGAACCGCTGGACCCGTTCATGGGTGCCTACGCTGAGGCGCAGCGCGCGCTTAAACCGGTTATCACTGCGTTTGATTCACAAGCTGTTCAGGCCTGGGCGCATGATTTGGGGCAGGAGGTGTTTACAGGCAGCACCGGGCGCGTCTTTCCCAAGGCGATGAAAGCCTCGCCGCTTCTGCGCGCGTGGTTGGCACGGTTGGGGCAGTCGAATGTACAGATCAACACAAGATGGCTTTGGCGAGGCTGGGAAGGTGTGGCGTTGGAGTTTGTGACGCCTCAGGGACGTGAATATCTCTCGCCAGATGTAACCGTGTTGGCGTTGGGCGGGGCCAGTTGGGCGCGTCTTGGATCGACGGGCGATTGGGCCGCCTATTTGCGTGCCAAGGGAGTGGCACTGACCGATTTTGCGCCAGCCAATGCGGGTATCCGGGTCGAATGGTCCGATCACATGACACGTCATTTCGGTGCGGCCCTCAAGGGTATCGCCCTCACATCCGGGCCGTATTCCTCGCGAGGCGAGGCCGCGATTTCCAAGCGGGGATTGGAAGGCGGCGGTGTCTATTCGATCTCGCGCGGCGTGCGCGAGGGGCATCCGCTGACGCTGGATATGTTGCCGGACTTGAGTGTGCCAGAGATCACCGCACGCCTGTCCAAGCCGCGCGGCAAAGCCAGCCTTAAGGAACACCTGCGCAAGACGCTGAAATTGCCACCGGCACAGATTGCATTGCTTCAGGAAATGGCGCGCCCTCTACCTGATGGCTTACGCGCCCTTGCCCGGCTGATCAAAGCGTTGCCGATCAAACACGCGGGTCTGCGTCCAATGGATGAAGCCATCTCAACCGCTGGCGGCATCCGGTTTGATGCGCTCGACAAAGGCCTGATGATCGACGCACTGCCGGGCGTTTTTGCGGCAGGCGAAATGCTGGATTGGGAGGCCCCGACCGGTGGCTATCTGATCTCGGCCTGCCTTGCGACAGGCCGCTGGGCCGGTGAACATGCCGCAGATTGGGCGCTGCGGGGCTAG
- a CDS encoding glutathione S-transferase family protein, translated as MYTVVGATKSRAFRVMWMLEEMGIDYDHNPAGPRSDDAKKFNPLGKIPALVDGDEVLTDSMAIMTYLGDKHGQLTAPAGTPARARQDAMTFWLVDEFDAILWAAAKHSFVLPEDQRVPAIKDALKAEFARSAAVLSDRLTGPFLMGDQMTIPDILAVHCINWSIGAGFPRVDDKLGAWAKEMRDRPAFKAAQAKETS; from the coding sequence ATGTATACTGTTGTTGGTGCCACCAAATCACGGGCATTTCGCGTGATGTGGATGCTTGAAGAAATGGGGATCGACTATGATCATAACCCTGCCGGACCACGCTCGGATGATGCAAAAAAGTTCAATCCGCTGGGGAAGATACCCGCACTTGTCGATGGCGACGAGGTGCTGACCGACAGCATGGCGATCATGACCTATCTTGGCGACAAACATGGACAATTGACTGCGCCTGCCGGCACCCCCGCCCGCGCCCGGCAAGATGCAATGACCTTTTGGTTGGTTGACGAATTTGATGCCATCCTGTGGGCCGCAGCCAAACACAGTTTCGTACTGCCCGAAGACCAACGCGTGCCCGCCATCAAAGACGCCCTGAAGGCCGAATTTGCACGGTCCGCCGCGGTTTTGTCAGACCGCTTGACCGGTCCGTTCTTGATGGGCGATCAAATGACGATCCCCGATATTCTGGCAGTGCATTGCATCAACTGGTCGATTGGCGCGGGATTTCCACGGGTGGATGACAAATTGGGCGCATGGGCCAAGGAAATGCGAGACCGTCCAGCGTTCAAAGCTGCGCAAGCCAAAGAGACGTCCTAG